A genomic region of Lytechinus pictus isolate F3 Inbred chromosome 2, Lp3.0, whole genome shotgun sequence contains the following coding sequences:
- the LOC129279057 gene encoding 5-hydroxytryptamine receptor 1F-like — MENTTTSILRNLSDLRMTESSEATFQFSVKSKVVFSVELLLATVTIGMNIVILIAFHIEKRLRTYSNQYIINITISDLLVGFIMLIRSTFALYRTWVFGDALFYVFVGVQNTLLGVSVLGVIAICIDRYLATWYPIHHFQRRSKTVAHVVNAITWVLSISFWIPIATIWDLVSGGKSKSKSIVFSPNYGNHVYSIVGVTLCRMAIPFAVILVLYLKICVRVRTRRRERILKRFKRSSKVGVGTEPLAVKEYKMKNSWTKPRDDIDLRNNASRNGVNHSSHDHTIPCSSNFGQRRIREQIKVKESKRGDHSGISIVAPSSEKKPARQITDHGVSTTISARLQHQQNNNAGHIPVSENSKVMLTLTFIVVAFFVTWLPNAVSLIYNNVLTSDYVLNEVTRWITFSNSLLNPVAYAMAQPLFRTTIARLVKCRK, encoded by the coding sequence ATGGAGAATACAACCACGTCGATTCTCCGCAATCTTTCTGACCTAAGAATGACAGAATCGAGTGAGGCGACTTTCCAGTTTTCAGTAAAATCCAAGGTTGTTTTCTCCGTAGAACTGTTGCTGGCCACTGTGACCATCGGAATGAATATCGTTATTCTGATAGCTTTCCACATCGAGAAAAGGTTGAGGACCTACTCCAACCAGtatatcatcaacatcaccatttCCGATCTCCTTGTGGGGTTCATCATGTTGATTCGTTCTACCTTCGCCCTCTACAGAACCTGGGTATTTGGTGATGCTCTATTCTATGTCTTTGTCGGCGTTCAGAACACTCTTCTTGGAGTTTCAGTTCTCGGTGTTATTGCAATTTGCATAGATCGTTACCTCGCAACCTGGTATCCGATTCATCATTTCCAAAGAAGAAGCAAAACGGTCGCACATGTCGTTAATGCTATCACCTGGGTCTTGTCCATTTCTTTCTGGATACCAATCGCAACAATCTGGGACTTGGTTAGCGGAggaaaatctaagtcaaagaGCATTGTGTTCAGCCCAAATTATGGTAACCACGTGTATTCTATTGTTGGTGTCACACTCTGCCGCATGGCCATTCCCTTTGCTGTGATCCTGGTTCTTTACTTGAAGATCTGTGTTCGAGTCAGAACTAGACGAAGGGAAAGAATTTTGAAGAGATTCAAGAGGTCTTCGAAAGTTGGAGTTGGGACTGAACCTCTTGCGGTAAAGGAGTATAAGATGAAAAATTCGTGGACGAAACCACGAGATGATATTGATTTAAGAAATAATGCTTCTCGAAACGGTGTAAATCATTCTTCTCACGACCATACGATTCCTTGCTCCTCAAATTTCGGTCAACGTCGTATCAGAGAACAGATCAAGGTTAAGGAAAGTAAGAGAGGAGATCATTCTGGCATTTCTATTGTTGCGCCTTCATCTGAAAAGAAGCCAGCACGTCAAATTACTGATCATGGGGTATCAACGACCATATCTGCAAGGTTGCAACATCAACAAAACAACAATGCTGGTCATATACCAGTTTCAGAAAACAGCAAAGTTATGTTAACCCTGACATTCATAGTAGTAGCCTTCTTCGTAACGTGGTTACCTAACGCCGTTAGTTTAATCTATAATAACGTGTTGACCAGTGACTACGTGTTGAATGAAGTAACTCGCTGGATCACCTTCAGCAACAGCTTGCTCAATCCAGTTGCTTACGCTATGGCACAGCCGTTGTTCCGTACCACAATCGCGAGACTTGTAAAATGTCGTAAATGA
- the LOC129279045 gene encoding 5-hydroxytryptamine receptor-like: MTVGMNLLILRAFHIDKRLRTYSNQYILNITISDLLVGFVMAIRCSIILYGTWIFGDDLGIIFIGVQNIVLGVSVLGIIAICLDRYVATYHPIRHFQRKKKRVAYMVNAIIWMVSLAFWIPIAVIWDFVQPSAPKDENDPFAPNYGNYIYSTVALAVCRLAIPFIIIATLYLKIYIRVKGSGSKYLSNKFELKTKEETRGTRGNTVATIQCQLSAKNCVAHRNDHKSANDYAVDNAKDIYIRKASSIRQPFALHDTAGLRQNNGHSSSVNQLEKPGDAASMPSRSKGFPRSRKDRLSTRDNYKIMRTLTFITAAFFITWLPNSINVIYFYVASNNPVFAEISRWVTYLNSLINPISYAFAQPIFRENILRILKFRR, translated from the coding sequence ATGACCGTCGGCATGAACCTGTTGATTCTGAGGGCGTTTCACATCGACAAACGGTTGCGTACCTACTCCAACCAGTACATCCTTAACATCACCATCTCTGATCTCCTAGTAGGGTTCGTTATGGCCATTCGGTGTTCGATTATCCTGTACGGCACATGGATCTTTGGGGACGACCtcggaattatttttattggtgtCCAGAATATAGTTCTTGGAGTATCAGTCCTGGGAATTATTGCTATTTGCTTGGACCGTTACGTCGCGACGTATCATCCGATTCGCCATTTCCAACGTAAGAAAAAGAGAGTAGCATACATGGTCAACGCCATTATCTGGATGGTGTCCTTGGCCTTTTGGATACCTATTGCGGTGATCTGGGACTTTGTCCAACCATCTGCACCGAAGGATGAAAATGACCCCTTTGCTCCTAATTACGGTAATTACATCTATTCTACTGTGGCACTTGCAGTTTGTAGATTGGCAATTCCATTCATCATCATCGCAACCCTTTATCTCAAGATTTATATCCGAGTAAAAGGATCGGGAAGCAAGTATCtttcaaacaaatttgagtTAAAGACAAAAGAGGAAACAAGGGGAACGAGAGGAAATACCGTGGCGACGATACAATGTCAACTAAGTGCAAAGAACTGCGTGGCACACCGTAATGATCACAAAAGTGCAAACGACTACGCAGTCGACAATGCCAAAGATATATACATTCGGAAAGCTTCTTCGATAAGACAACCTTTTGCGTTACATGATACCGCCGGTCTGCGACAAAACAATGGCCACTCGAGTTCAGTTAACCAACTAGAAAAACCAGGCGACGCCGCATCAATGCCATCGCGTTCAAAAGGCTTCCCCAGGAGCCGAAAAGATCGCCTTTCCACTCGTGACAACTACAAGATCATGCGGACACTAACCTTCATCACGGCTGCCTTTTTCATTACTTGGCTACCCAACAGtattaatgttatttatttctatGTGGCGTCCAACAATCCGGTCTTTGCTGAAATTTCCCGCTGGGTGACTTACCTCAACAGCCTTATTAACCCGATCTCCTATGCTTTTGCTCAGCCTATTTTTCGTGAAAACATTCTAAGGATTCTGAAATTTCGACGATAA